A single Drosophila ananassae strain 14024-0371.13 chromosome 3L, ASM1763931v2, whole genome shotgun sequence DNA region contains:
- the LOC6496284 gene encoding pneumococcal serine-rich repeat protein produces the protein MPFGRKSPLEALALPGVMLAYKYSQFRQRRREAASRRVTERELSALHHKIDKLLSKLEEENEPDPPTSQEDECVICINARATMQTSPCGHRVVCRRCFVKTIQSAVAQRLLPLRCVICRARVNRLTSSSGTWRIQESASSYSMGAKSWASAGVAAGGVVPSASSYSMNDAHSGHHTFHQPTLHKSAGGGGGGGGGGRHHPHHYALRNGRVTQSDSLYSMSSTGSAGSSVSGYSHYSKTSSISSSGPCSPASPAVASSSSHHLAPPSPTTHHHPHSPTPSASSGSSLSPRENGGSHSHHGGCPSGCSGAVPRKPLHSLTNSASTSASASASSSSGSGSSSGGGGGGVCVTGSGMMTPTHTYPGRRHVKNRLMDIHNRLPPIKEFRSPAKVPHPSPVHVSNPRFRYSTYTKSSAHELAPLLRESGSPPPPRRPSPMNIQLSCSALAPPPLKAGGAKICPVTSKNSLPKNAYTMPKDKKLSGSSGAMGKTGGTAGKGNPPGAGGPRASTGSAATTAGSSGSGSGSGSGSGTASHLKPTSSSSSRSFPLFSAGSNQREKADNKKNESVERKKKEEKLKLKAEKEARKEEKRLAKEEERLAKLHAKEEKKRGKKEAKELLLANDGNSKK, from the exons ATGCCCTTCGGTAGAAAGTCACCGCTGGAGGCTCTGGCCCTGCCCGGCGTGATGCTCGCCTACAAGTACAGCCAGTTCCGGCAGCGCCGACGGGAGGCAGCCAGCCGACGGGTCACCGAGCGCGAACTCTCCGCCCTCCATCATAAAATT gacAAATTGCTGAGCAAACTGGAGGAGGAAAACGAACCAGACCCTCCCACTTCTCAGGAGGATGAGTGCGTGATCTGCATTAATGCCCGGGCCACCATGCAAACATCGCCTTGTGGCCACCGCGTCGTCTGCCGTCGCTGCTTTGTGAAGACGATCCAGAGCGCGGTGGCCCAGCGCCTACTGCCACTACGCTGTGTCATCTGTCGGGCTCGGGTCAACCGGCTGACCTCCTCCTCAGGCACCTGGCGCATCCAGGAGTCGGCCAGCAGCTACTCCATGGGCGCCAAGAGCTGGGCCTCTGCCGGAGTGGCCGCCGGCGGAGTGGTGCCATCGGCCAGCTCCTATTCCATGAACGATGCGCACAGTGGGCACCACACCTTCCATCAGCCGACGCTGCACAAGTCAGCGGGTggcggaggtggaggtgggGGAGGAGGGCGGCATCATCCGCATCACTATGCCCTCAGGAATGGTCGAGTCACCCAATCGGATAGCCTCTACTCGATGAGCTCGACGGGATCGGCGGGCTCCTCGGTATCGGGCTACTCACACTACTCCAAGACGTCTTCCATATCGAGCAGCGGACCCTGCTCACCGGCCTCGCCGGCTGTGGCTTCCAGCTCCTCCCATCACCTGGCACCCCCGTCGCCCACCACTCACCATCATCCGCATTCGCCCACGCCCTCGGCTTCCTCGGGCAGTTCCCTGTCACCACGGGAAAACGGAGGCTCTCACTCGCATCACGGTGGCTGTCCCAGTGGTTGCTCTGGCGCCGTTCCCAGAAAACCGCTTCACTCACTCACCAACTCCGCCTCCACATCCGCATCAGCTTCTGCCTCATCCtccagtggcagtggcagcagcagtggaggcggaggtggaGGAGTTTGTGTGACAGGAAGTGGTATGATGACGCCCACGCACACTTATCCAGGAAGGCGCCACGTCAAGAACCGGCTGATGGACATTCACAATCGCCTGCCACCCATCAAGGAGTTCCGTAGTCCGGCCAAAGTGCCGCATCCCTCTCCCGTGCATGTCAGCAATCCTAGATTTCG TTACTCCACCTACACGAAGTCCAGTGCCCACGAACTGGCTCCTCTGCTGAGGGAGTCTGGATCACCGCCGCCGCCACGTCGTCCCAGTCCCATGAACATCCAGCTAAGTTGCTCTGCCCTGGCCCCGCCCCCTTTAAAGGCGGGCGGGGCAAAGATCTGTCCGGTGACCTCAAAGAATTCGCTGCCTAAAAATGCCTACACAATGCCCAAGGATAAAAAGTTATCTGGATCATCCGGAGCCATGGGTAAGACTGGTGGCACTGCCGGAAAAGGTAATCCTCCAGGAGCTGGCGGTCCTCGAGCATCGACGGGAAGCGCGGCCACCACTGCCGGGTCGAGTGGATCAGGATCTGGATCGGGATCGGGCTCAGGAACAGCCAGTCATCTGAAGCCCACATCAAGCTCTTCCAGTCGCAGTTTTCCGCTTTTCTCCGCCGGCAGTAATCAGA GAGAGAAGGCTGACAATAAGAAGAACGAATCCGTTGAGCGGAAAAAGAAGGAGGAGAAGCTCAAGCTGAAGGCCGAGAAGGAAGCCAGAAAG GAAGAGAAGCGACTGGCCAAGGAGGAGGAGCGTCTGGCCAAGCTGCATGCCAAGGAGGAGAAGAAACGCGGCAAAAAGGAGGCCAAGGAGCTGCTGTTGGCCAACGACGGCAACAGCAAGAAGTGA
- the LOC6494283 gene encoding lysozyme has product MHFMWKLLVVLFGLAIGIQAEMRKPVTETCLYCICEALNGCNATAVCVNGACGIFRITWDQWVDCGRLTIPGDSPLSDDAFTNCANDPICAADTLQSYMAKFGQDCNDDDQEDCYDYGAIHYMGPWNCKEDRPFYYESTFTRCVRNAVQQEEERQKSN; this is encoded by the exons ATGCATTTTATGTGGAAGCTTTTAGTTGTTTTGTTTGGCCTGGCCATTGGTATTCAAGCCGAGATGCGAAAACCGGTGACAGAAACTTGCCTCTATTGCATTTGCGAGGCATTGAACGGTTGCAATGCCACGGCTGTTTGTGTAAACGGGGCGTGTGGCATCTTTCGGATTACCTGGGATCAGTGGGTGGACTGTGGCAGGTTGACAATCCCAGGGGACTCACCTTTATCAGATGATG CATTTACAAACTGTGCCAATGATCCTATTTGTGCTGCCGACACTCTGCAGAGCTACATGGCCAAATTCGGGCAGGATTGCAACGATGATGATCAGGAGGATTGCTACGACTATGGAGCTATACACTATATGGGTCCCTGGAACTGCAAAGAGGACCGACCCTTTTACTACGAGAGTACCTTCACTCGCTGTGTGAGGAATGCTGTACAGCAGGAAGAAGAACGCCAGAAATCCAATTGA
- the LOC6494286 gene encoding pancreatic lipase-related protein 2, with protein sequence MVLPAASTLCNIFTFILAGSPIFYSAAPRGSCASCCAIKEREDIKFMLYTRQNRNTAQLLHLGDDARLAQSNFNFNYPLAIYLHGFSESATGEKQSSQELKDAFLRRGNYNVILVDWSAMTAVPWYSNSVENLPVTARYLARFLRYLIDMRYPAKHIHLIGFSLGAEVAGFAGKQLQEWGIKLTRITALDPALPLFEGNSSNRRLTPSDARFVDVIHTDGGILGNPTAMGHADFYPNGGRPLQPGCAKQEIANNRWLGIIIGCSHQRAWEYFVESVAQPKSFPAQRCESSESIGACREAGNSPSFMGMGADPRLRGKFFLETNDAKPFGKNSRPRAIVSLAPRLPIAYKLPPNATRQTFVNRWPTVSGQQGNQDETDEQEDNNTLSNNIDSFLVT encoded by the exons ATGGTTTTGCCAGCTGCCTCAACATTATGCaatatttttacatttataCTGG CTGGCTCCCCCATCTTCTACAGTGCTGCGCCCCGGGGATCCTGCGCCAGCTGCTGTGCAATTAAAGAGCGCGAGGACATCAAGTTTATGCTCTACACCAG GCAGAACCGCAACACCGCACAGCTCCTGCACCTGGGCGACGATGCCCGGCTGGCGCagagcaatttcaatttcaattaccCGCTGGCCATCTATCTGCACGGTTTCTCGGAATCGGCCACCGGCGAAAAGCAGAGCAGTCAGGAGCTGAAGGACG CGTTTTTGCGACGGGGCAACTATAATGTCATTCTAGTGGACTGGAGTGCGATGACAGCGGTGCCGTGGTATTCAAATTCCGTGGAGAATCTCCCGGTGACGGCCCGTTATTTGGCCCGATTTTTGCGATACCTCATCGACATGCGCTATCCGGCCAAGCATATCCATCTGATAGGCTTCAGTTTGGGCGCCGAGGTGGCAGGATTTGCCGGAAAACAGCTGCAGGAGTGGGGCATTAAGCTGACCAGGATAACGGCCCTCGATCCGGCTCTGCCTCTGTTCGAGGGGAACAGCTCTAATCGCCGCCTGACCCCCAGCGATGCCCGGTTCGTGGATGTCATCCATACGGATGGGGGCATCCTGGGCAACCCCACGGCCATGGGTCATGCAGATTTCTATCCGAATGGGGGACGACCCCTGCAGCCGGGCTGCGCCAAACAGGAGATTGCCAATAATCGCTGGCTGGGCATAATTA TTGGCTGCAGCCACCAGCGGGCCTGGGAGTACTTCGTGGAGAGTGTGGCCCAACCGAAAAGCTTTCCCGCTCAACGCTGCGAGTCCTCCGAATCGATTGGCGCCTGTCGGGAGGCAGGAAACAGCCCATCTTTCATGGGGATGGGAGCAGATCCCAG ATTACGGGGTAAATTCTTCCTGGAAACGAACGATGCCAAGCCGTTTGGAAAGAACAGCCGGCCGAGGGCCATTGTCTCGCTAGCTCCTCGGCTGCCGATTGCCTACAAATTGCCACCAAATGCCACCAGACAGACGTTTGTCAATCGGTGGCCTACGGTTTCGGGCCAGCAGGGTAATCAGGACGAAACGGACGAGCAGGAGGATAACAACACGCTGAGCAACAACATCGACAGCTTCTTGGTGACGTGA
- the LOC6496285 gene encoding far upstream element-binding protein 3, producing the protein MSDFQTQQASINQSQALAQAIERAKQIAAKIQPNQSVGQVGPSPPFGGPGSGGGGGGGGSGFKRHNDDGDSGPDCKRSFGSPDYGQGNNSNMSSGSGGGGGGGGGGSGGASMTQAMAQAAAVAARLAASAGTSCEEQIRVPESAANGFCGRGANDTITHIQAESGAKLQMMQDQERVIMLRGQRDTVTKAREMIQQMANRAGGGQVEVLLTINMPPPGPSGYPPYQEIMIPGAKVGLVIGKGGDTIKQLQEKTGAKMIIIQEGPNQEVIKPLRISGDPQKIEHAKQMVLDLIAQKDAQAQQQGGRGAGGGGGAGGPGLGYNNFNNGNGGGESVEVFVPKIAVGVVIGKGGDMIRKIQTECGCKLQFIQGKNDEMGDRRCVIQGTRQQVEDAKRTIDGLIENVMQRNGMNRNGNGGGGGAQGGGDTGNSNYGYGYGVNHAQGGREEITFLVPASKCGIVIGRGGETIKLINQQSGAHTEMDRNASNPPNEKLFKSKGTTDQVEAARQMISEKINMELTVISRKPIGGSSGPNNAHHNQQQGGYGGPNPMQGGDPNAAGAYQQQQQQPWGPYGQQGWDPSGQQQQQQMAMAANQGGAAAAGGAGGQDYSQQWIEYYKQMGCHREAEMIEQQMKAKQAGGVSGPAQQQQQQPQQQQQQQQQQPQQQQQQQQQQGGNAAGGADYSAQWAEYYRSVGKIEEAEAIEKTLKNKQPQNGAPGGGQTNTPNPGQGGPNPGQQQPNPAAAAAAAAAAAAAAGGYGQGMTPSQYAQYSQYYAAAAAAGGQPSQGAPQPGGGQGGPPAGYPGGYPGGGYGGYPGQQQQQQQQQQPKSHKNDKH; encoded by the exons ATGAGTGACTTCCAGACGCAGCAGGCCAGCATCAACCAATCCCAAGCGTTGGCCCAGGCGATAGAGCGTGCCAAGCAG ATTGCAGCCAAGATCCAGCCGAATCAGTCCGTAGGACAAGTCGGACCATCGCCTCCATTTGGTGGACCCGGATCGGGAGGTGGTGGCGGAGGCGGTGGTTCCGGCTTTAAGCGCCACAATGATGACGGGGACAGCGGTCCTGATTGCAAACGCTCCTTTGGCAGTCCGGATTACGGccaaggcaacaactcaaATATGAGCAGTGGTAGTGGAGGtggtgggggtggtggtggcggtggatCCGGTGGCGCCAGTATGACCCAGGCGATGGCTcaggcggcggcggtggcagcgAGATTGGCAGCTTCCGCTGGCACCTCTTGTGAGGAGCAAATTCGCGTCCCGGAGTCGGCTGCTAATGGGTTCTGTGGCCGGGGAGCCAACGACACCATTACCCACATCCAAGCGGAATCCGGTGCCAAGCTGCAGATGATGCAGGACCAGGAGCGTGTGATCATGCTGCGCGGTCAGAGAGACACCGTGACCAAGGCTCGGGAAATGATCCAACAGATGGCCAATAGAGCTGGCGGTGGCCAGGTGGAGGTGTTGCTTACCATCAACATGCCACCCCCTGGACCCAGTGGTTATCCGCCGTACCAGGAAATCATGATTCCAGGCGCAAAAGTGGGTCTGGTCATAGGCAAGGGTGGTGACACCATCAAACAGCTCCAGGAGAAGACCGGCGCCAAAATGATAATTATCCAGGAGGGTCCCAATCAGGAAGTGATCAAGCCGCTCCGGATCTCCGGTGATCCTCAGAAGATAGAGCATGCCAAGCAAATGGTTCTGGACCTGATTGCGCAAAAGGATGCCCAGGCCCAGCAGCAGGGTGGACGAGGTGCTGGTGGAGGAGGCGGTGCCGGCGGCCCTGGACTGGGCTACAACAACTTTAACAACGGAAACGGCGGCGGCGAAAGCGTCGAGGTCTTTGTACCGAAAATAGCTGTGGGCGTTGTTATCGGAAAGGGCGGCGACATGATCCGGAAAATACAGACGGAGTGCGGCTGCAAGTTGCAATTCATTCAGGGAAAGAACGACGAGATGGGAGATCGAAGATGTGTGATTCAGGGCACTCGGCAGCAGGTCGAGGATGCCAAGCGAACAATTGACGGTCTTATTGAGAATGTGATG CAACGCAATGGCATGAACCGGAATGGAAAcggaggaggtggtggtgcCCAGGGAGGAGGCGATACTGGAAACTCCAACTACGGCTATGGTTATGGCGTAAATCACGCCCAAGGTGGTCGGGAGGAAATTACCTTCCTGGTCCCAGCTTCCAAGTGTGGT ATTGTCATTGGACGCGGAGGAGAAACCATTAAGCTAATTAACCAGCAGTCTGGAGCCCACACCGAAATGGATCGGAATGCCAGCAACCCTCCCAATGAGAAGCTTTTCAAGTCCAAGGGCACAACCGATCAAGTGGAGGCCGCCCGTCAAATGATCTCCGAAAAGATAAACATGGAATTGACCGTCATTTCGCGGAAACCAATCGGCGGCAGCAGTGGTCCCAACAACGCACACCACAATCAACAGCAGGGCGGCTACGGTGGTCCCAATCCGATGCAGGGCGGAGATCCGAACGCTGCCGGTGCctaccaacagcagcagcagcagccttGGGGTCCCTATGGCCAGCAAGGATGGGATCCATCCggtcagcagcagcaacagcaaatgGCCATGGCAGCCAATCAGGGTGGagcggctgctgcaggaggagcTGGTGGTCAGGACTACTCGCAACAGTGGATAGAGTACTACAA GCAAATGGGCTGCCACCGAGAAGCTGAGATGATTGAACAGCAGATGAAAGCGAAACAGGCGGGCGGTGTTTCAGGGCCAgcccaacaacagcaacagcagccccagcaacaacaacaacagcaacagcagcagcctcaacaacaacaacagcagcaacaacaacaaggcgGAAATGCCGCTGGCGGAGCCGACTACAGTGCCCAATGGGCGGAATACTACAGAAGCGTTGGCAAAATCGAGGAGGCAGAGGCCATTGAGAAGACGCTGAAGAACAAA cAACCACAAAACGGAGCACCGGGTGGTGGCCAGACCAACACTCCAAATCCCGGCCAGGGAGGCCCCAATCCCGGTCAGCAACAACCCAACCCAGCTGCGGCAGCTgctgcagcagcggcggcggcggcagcggctgGCGGTTATGGCCAAGGCATGACGCCCAGCCAATACGCACAGTACTCGCAGTATTACGCAGCAGCGGCTGCAGCTGGTGGGCAACCGTCGCAGGGGGCACCGCAGCCGGGTGGCGGACAAGGTGGTCCACCGGCTGGCTACCCAGGCGGCTATCCTGGCGGTGGATATGGCGGGTATCCtggccaacagcagcagcagcagcagcaacaacagccgaaATCGCACAAAAACGATAAACACTGA
- the LOC6494282 gene encoding lysozyme codes for MRVYFRYILFVVLSLSPTLVRCQGHVLDKPVTELCLNCICEAISGCNATAICTSPEKGTCGIFRITNAYWVDAGKLTINGENPDSEKAFINCANDPHCAANLVQNYMKKFNQDCNDDGEMDCHDYARIHKLGAYGCHADLPYKYQSTFEECIEKYEEEGNE; via the exons ATGAGAGTTTATTTTAGATACATTCTCTTCGTAGTACTCTCCTTATCGCCCACTTTAGTACGATGTCAAG GTCACGTCTTGGATAAACCCGTAACGGAGTTGTGTTTGAATTGTATTTGTGAGGCCATTAGTGGCTGCAATGCTACGGCTATTTGCACCAGTCCGGAAAAGGGCACCTGCGGCATTTTCCGCATAACGAATGCCTATTGGGTGGATGCCGGGAAACTCACAATAAATGGGGAAAATCCCGATTCTGAGAAGGCCTTCATCAATTGTGCCAACGATCCTCACTGTGCTGCTAATTTGGTGCAGAATTATATGAAAAAGTTTAATCAGGATTGCAATGACGACGGAGAGATGGACTGTCACGATTACGCCAGGATACACAAACTGGGAGCTTATGGCTGCCACGCGGACTTGCCCTATAAATATCAGAGCACCTTCGAGGAGTGTATTGAAAAATACGAAGAAGAGGGTAACGAGTGA
- the LOC6494281 gene encoding invertebrate-type lysozyme 3, which translates to MAANKLCCTLAIGALLCLGFAALIQAQDKPVTDVCLGCICEAISGCNQTRYCGAGVCGLFRITWAYWSDGGKLTLGNESPQSEDAYANCVNDPYCAANTIQNYMTKFGQDCNGDNSIDCYDYAAIHKLGGYGCKGELGYHYQTQLTNCLNQFQPIDVRTSG; encoded by the exons ATGGCTGCCAACAAGCTGTGCTGCACTCTGGCCATTGGCGCTTTATTGTGCCTGGGATTTGCTGCTCTCATTCAAGCCCAGG ATAAGCCGGTGACTGATGTGTGCCTAGGATGTATCTGCGAGGCCATCAGTGGATGCAATCAGACCCGGTATTGCGGTGCCGGCGTCTGTGGCCTGTTTCGCATCACATGGGCCTACTGGTCTGACGGAGGAAAGCTGACCTTGGGCAACGAGAGTCCCCAGTCGGAGGACG CTTATGCCAACTGTGTAAACGATCCGTATTGTGCAGCCAACACGATCCAGAATTACATGACCAAGTTCGGGCAGGATTGCAATGGAGACAACTCCATCGACTGTTACGATTATGCCGCCATCCACAAACTGGGCGGATACGGATGCAAGGGCGAGCTGGGCTACCATTACCAAACTCAATTGACCAACTGCCTCAATCAGTTCCAGCCTATTGATGTTCGCACTTCTGGTTAA
- the LOC6494284 gene encoding lysozyme, protein MFRLLVNLASLWLLLNCISSYEVANKPVTEDCLDCLCETMSGCNSSAICVNGACGIFRITWGYWVQAGQLTLSKDTALSDDAFTNCVNDPYCAANTVQNYMYKHGQDCNNDEVIDCLDFGALHKLGNLKCRDELPYIFQKVFQRCLKAKQRQAEETVTKLIEETST, encoded by the exons ATGTTTAGGTTACTTGTTAACTTGGCTAGCTTGTGGCTACTTCTAAACTGTATTTCCAGTTATGAGG TGGCAAACAAGCCCGTCACGGAAGATTGCCTGGACTGTTTGTGCGAAACAATGAGCGGTTGCAATTCCTCGGCCATTTGCGTAAATGGGGCCTGTGGCATATTCCGCATCACCTGGGGTTACTGGGTACAAGCTGGCCAATTGACCTTATCTAAAGATACAGCTTTGTCCGATGATG CCTTCACAAACTGCGTCAATGATCCCTATTGTGCTGCTAATACGGTCCAGAATTATATGTACAAACACGGTCAGGACTGCAATAATGATGAAGTCATAGATTGCTTGGATTTCGGTGCCCTCCACAAGCTGGGAAACCTTAAGTGTCGTGATGAGCTGCCCTACATCTTCCAAAAGGTCTTCCAGAGATGTTTGAAAGCCAAACAGCGACAGGCTGAGGAAACAGTCACCAAATTAATAGAAGAAACTTCAACATAA
- the LOC6494280 gene encoding probable elongation factor 1-beta has protein sequence MAFGDVKTPQGLKELNNFLADNSYISGYTPSKADLSVFDALGKAPAGDYVNVARWYRHIASFEAAERSAWTGAPLPQLAGGKPTVAAPAKPAADDDDDVDLFGSDDEEDAEAERIKQERVAAYAAKKSKKPALIAKSSVLLDVKPWDDETDMKEMENNVRTIEMDGLLWGASKLVPVGYGINKLQIMCVIEDDKVSIDLLQEKIEEFEDFVQSVDIAAFNKI, from the exons ATggctttcggtgacgtcaagaCCCCCCAAGGACTCAAGGAGTTGAACAACTTCCTGGCCGACAACAGCTACATCAGCGG GTACACCCCAAGCAAGGCCGATCTGTCTGTGTTCGATGCTCTGGGCAAGGCCCCGGCTGGAGACTATGTGAACGTTGCCCGTTGGTACCGTCACATCGCCTCCTTCGAGGCTGCGGAGCGCTCCGCATGGACTGGAGCTCCTCTGCCCCAGCTGGCCGGTGGCAAGCCAACCGTGGCCGCTCCGGCCAAGCCAGCtgccgatgatgatgatgatgtcgATCTGTTTGGATCTGACGACGAGGAGGATGCCGAGGCCGAGCGCATCAAGCAGGAGCGCGTGGCCGCCTACGCCGCCAAGAAGTCCAAGAAGCCCGCCCTTATTGCCAAGTCCTCTGTGCTTCTCGATGTCAAGCCCTGGGACGATGAGACTGACATGAAGGAGATGGAGAACAACGTCCGCACTATCGAGATGGACGGTCTTCTGTGGGGAGCTTCCAAATTGGTGCCCGTTGGCTACGGCATCAACAAGTTGCAGATCATGTGCGTCATCGAGGATGACAAGGTGTCCATTGATCTGCTGCAGGAGAAGATTGAGGAGTTCGAGGACTTTGTTCAGTCCGTCGACATTGCTGCCTTCAACAAGATCTAA